A single window of Sphaerodactylus townsendi isolate TG3544 linkage group LG03, MPM_Stown_v2.3, whole genome shotgun sequence DNA harbors:
- the NPFF gene encoding pro-FMRFamide-related neuropeptide FF isoform X1 produces MMSPPAPALRYKGTAGRRWSLTGREEQASKMEATRLLLVLALLSGSLRASRGLEEGLGLQELFAEEPNGYPERLLDWTQPENEEHVLQSPPEEHPLGSLLRSLLHAVHRPGRSPSFLFQPQRFGREARSSPSNSGRINLRAWDSVAPQFLSMATPQRFGKKK; encoded by the exons ATGATGTCCCCCCCTGCTCCAGCATTGAGATATAAAGGTACCGCCGGCAGACGGTGGAGCTTGACGGGAAGAGAAGAGCAGGCCTCCAAGATGGAAGCTACTCGCCTGTTGCTAGTGCTGGCTTTGCTGTCGGGCAGCCTGAGGGCGAGCAGAGGCCTGGAAGAAGGACTTGGCTTGCAAGAGCTCTTCGCCGAGGAACCCAACGGGTATCCGGAGAGACTCTTGGACTGGACG CAGCCAGAAAATGAGGAGCATGTGCTCCAAAGCCCACCTGAAGAGCATCCACTGGGCAGTCTTCTCCGCTCCCTCCTCCACGCAGTCCACAGACCGGGACGCAGCCCCTCCTTCCTGTTCCAGCCCCAAAG GTTTGGCCGCGAGGCCAGAAGCAGTCCTAGCAATAGTGGCCGGATCAACCTCCGGGCTTGGGATTCCGTGGCGCCTCAGTTTCTGAGCATGGCAACGCCACAGCGCTTTGGCAAGAAAAAGTGA
- the TARBP2 gene encoding RISC-loading complex subunit TARBP2 isoform X3 produces MLTSNPGKTPISLLQEYGTRIGKTPVYDLLKAEGQAHQPNFTFRVTVGDISCTGQGPSKKAAKHKAAEVALRLLKGGNMLEPATPEEASSPFSLEPLAQTATPAATTSVPVLSAVSPRSTPLEVKSPVSPQQSECNPVGALQELVVQKGWRLPEYTVTQESGPAHRKEFTMTCRVERFIEIGSGTSKKLAKRNAAAKMLVRIHNVPLDPREGGEAEVEEDQFSITTGNKLDGVKGRGSGCTWDSLRNSAGEKILHLKSHPLGVLNAGFCSLLQELSEEQSFDICYLDIDERSLSGLYQCLVELSTQPTTVCHGSATSRHAAQADAARNALQYLKIMAGGK; encoded by the exons ATGCTGACGTCCAACCCCGGCAAGACCCCTATCAGCCTTCTGCAGGAGTATGGGACGCGCATAGGCAAAACGCCCGTCTACGACCTGCTCAAAGCCGAGGGACAAGCGCACCAGCCCAACTTCACCTTCCGAGTTACTGTCGGTGACATCAGCTGCACTG GCCAAGGCCCTAGCAAAAAAGCAGCCAAACACAAGgcagcagaggtggcactcaggctCCTGAAGGGAGGAAACATGTTGGAGCCAGCAACCCCAGAGGAAGCCAG CTCTCCTTTCTCTCTAGAGCCCCTGGCTCAGACCGCCACCCCAGCCGCCACCACATCTGTGCCTGTCTTGTCCGCCGTGTCTCCCAG AAGCACCCCGTTGGAGGTGAAGTCCCCAGTATCACCGCAGCAGTCTGAATGTAATCCAGTTGGAGCTCTGCAG GAGCTGGTGGTGCAGAAAGGCTGGCGCCTCCCTGAATATACGGTCACCCAGGAATCGGGACCAGCCCACCGCAAGGAGTTTACCATGACCTGCCGCGTCGAGCGGTTCATTGAAATAG GCAGCGGCACTTCCAAAAAACTGGCCAAGCGCAATGCCGCAGCGAAGATGCTGGTGCGGATTCATAACGTGCCCTTGGACCCCCGAGAAGGCGGCGAGGCTGAAGTGGAAGAGGACCAGTTCTCCATC ACCACAGGAAACAAGCTGGATGGGGTGAAGGGTCGGGGCTCTGGCTGCACCTGGGACTCTCTGCGCAACTCAGCCGGGGAGAAGATCCTGCACCTGAAAAGCCACCCACTGGGGGTGCTGAATGCTGGATTCTGCAGCCTCTTGCAAGAGCTTTCTGAAGAGCAGAGCTTTGATATCTGCTACCTCGATATTG ACGAGAGGAGCTTGAGCGGTTTGTACCAGTGCCTGGTGGAGCTCTCCACACAGCCAACCACAGTGTGCCACGGCTCAGCTACCTCCCGCCATGCCGCCCAGGCCGACGCCGCCCGCAACGCTCTGCAGTACCTCAAGATCATGGCGGGGGGGAAGTGA
- the NPFF gene encoding pro-FMRFamide-related neuropeptide FF isoform X2 translates to MMSPPAPALRYKGTAGRRWSLTGREEQASKMEATRLLLVLALLSGSLRASRGLEEGLGLQELFAEEPNGYPERLLDWTPENEEHVLQSPPEEHPLGSLLRSLLHAVHRPGRSPSFLFQPQRFGREARSSPSNSGRINLRAWDSVAPQFLSMATPQRFGKKK, encoded by the exons ATGATGTCCCCCCCTGCTCCAGCATTGAGATATAAAGGTACCGCCGGCAGACGGTGGAGCTTGACGGGAAGAGAAGAGCAGGCCTCCAAGATGGAAGCTACTCGCCTGTTGCTAGTGCTGGCTTTGCTGTCGGGCAGCCTGAGGGCGAGCAGAGGCCTGGAAGAAGGACTTGGCTTGCAAGAGCTCTTCGCCGAGGAACCCAACGGGTATCCGGAGAGACTCTTGGACTGGACG CCAGAAAATGAGGAGCATGTGCTCCAAAGCCCACCTGAAGAGCATCCACTGGGCAGTCTTCTCCGCTCCCTCCTCCACGCAGTCCACAGACCGGGACGCAGCCCCTCCTTCCTGTTCCAGCCCCAAAG GTTTGGCCGCGAGGCCAGAAGCAGTCCTAGCAATAGTGGCCGGATCAACCTCCGGGCTTGGGATTCCGTGGCGCCTCAGTTTCTGAGCATGGCAACGCCACAGCGCTTTGGCAAGAAAAAGTGA
- the TARBP2 gene encoding RISC-loading complex subunit TARBP2 isoform X1 yields MSEEEAEEPCGSARNCGGFPSIEQMLTSNPGKTPISLLQEYGTRIGKTPVYDLLKAEGQAHQPNFTFRVTVGDISCTGQGPSKKAAKHKAAEVALRLLKGGNMLEPATPEEASSPFSLEPLAQTATPAATTSVPVLSAVSPRSTPLEVKSPVSPQQSECNPVGALQELVVQKGWRLPEYTVTQESGPAHRKEFTMTCRVERFIEIGSGTSKKLAKRNAAAKMLVRIHNVPLDPREGGEAEVEEDQFSITTGNKLDGVKGRGSGCTWDSLRNSAGEKILHLKSHPLGVLNAGFCSLLQELSEEQSFDICYLDIDERSLSGLYQCLVELSTQPTTVCHGSATSRHAAQADAARNALQYLKIMAGGK; encoded by the exons atgagcgaggaggaggcggaggagccTTGCGGGAGCGCGAGGAACTGCGGCGGCTTCCCCAG TATAGAGCAAATGCTGACGTCCAACCCCGGCAAGACCCCTATCAGCCTTCTGCAGGAGTATGGGACGCGCATAGGCAAAACGCCCGTCTACGACCTGCTCAAAGCCGAGGGACAAGCGCACCAGCCCAACTTCACCTTCCGAGTTACTGTCGGTGACATCAGCTGCACTG GCCAAGGCCCTAGCAAAAAAGCAGCCAAACACAAGgcagcagaggtggcactcaggctCCTGAAGGGAGGAAACATGTTGGAGCCAGCAACCCCAGAGGAAGCCAG CTCTCCTTTCTCTCTAGAGCCCCTGGCTCAGACCGCCACCCCAGCCGCCACCACATCTGTGCCTGTCTTGTCCGCCGTGTCTCCCAG AAGCACCCCGTTGGAGGTGAAGTCCCCAGTATCACCGCAGCAGTCTGAATGTAATCCAGTTGGAGCTCTGCAG GAGCTGGTGGTGCAGAAAGGCTGGCGCCTCCCTGAATATACGGTCACCCAGGAATCGGGACCAGCCCACCGCAAGGAGTTTACCATGACCTGCCGCGTCGAGCGGTTCATTGAAATAG GCAGCGGCACTTCCAAAAAACTGGCCAAGCGCAATGCCGCAGCGAAGATGCTGGTGCGGATTCATAACGTGCCCTTGGACCCCCGAGAAGGCGGCGAGGCTGAAGTGGAAGAGGACCAGTTCTCCATC ACCACAGGAAACAAGCTGGATGGGGTGAAGGGTCGGGGCTCTGGCTGCACCTGGGACTCTCTGCGCAACTCAGCCGGGGAGAAGATCCTGCACCTGAAAAGCCACCCACTGGGGGTGCTGAATGCTGGATTCTGCAGCCTCTTGCAAGAGCTTTCTGAAGAGCAGAGCTTTGATATCTGCTACCTCGATATTG ACGAGAGGAGCTTGAGCGGTTTGTACCAGTGCCTGGTGGAGCTCTCCACACAGCCAACCACAGTGTGCCACGGCTCAGCTACCTCCCGCCATGCCGCCCAGGCCGACGCCGCCCGCAACGCTCTGCAGTACCTCAAGATCATGGCGGGGGGGAAGTGA
- the TARBP2 gene encoding RISC-loading complex subunit TARBP2 isoform X2 produces the protein MSEEEAEEPCGSARNCGGFPSIEQMLTSNPGKTPISLLQEYGTRIGKTPVYDLLKAEGQAHQPNFTFRVTVGDISCTGQGPSKKAAKHKAAEVALRLLKGGNMLEPATPEEASSPFSLEPLAQTATPAATTSVPVLSAVSPSTPLEVKSPVSPQQSECNPVGALQELVVQKGWRLPEYTVTQESGPAHRKEFTMTCRVERFIEIGSGTSKKLAKRNAAAKMLVRIHNVPLDPREGGEAEVEEDQFSITTGNKLDGVKGRGSGCTWDSLRNSAGEKILHLKSHPLGVLNAGFCSLLQELSEEQSFDICYLDIDERSLSGLYQCLVELSTQPTTVCHGSATSRHAAQADAARNALQYLKIMAGGK, from the exons atgagcgaggaggaggcggaggagccTTGCGGGAGCGCGAGGAACTGCGGCGGCTTCCCCAG TATAGAGCAAATGCTGACGTCCAACCCCGGCAAGACCCCTATCAGCCTTCTGCAGGAGTATGGGACGCGCATAGGCAAAACGCCCGTCTACGACCTGCTCAAAGCCGAGGGACAAGCGCACCAGCCCAACTTCACCTTCCGAGTTACTGTCGGTGACATCAGCTGCACTG GCCAAGGCCCTAGCAAAAAAGCAGCCAAACACAAGgcagcagaggtggcactcaggctCCTGAAGGGAGGAAACATGTTGGAGCCAGCAACCCCAGAGGAAGCCAG CTCTCCTTTCTCTCTAGAGCCCCTGGCTCAGACCGCCACCCCAGCCGCCACCACATCTGTGCCTGTCTTGTCCGCCGTGTCTCCCAG CACCCCGTTGGAGGTGAAGTCCCCAGTATCACCGCAGCAGTCTGAATGTAATCCAGTTGGAGCTCTGCAG GAGCTGGTGGTGCAGAAAGGCTGGCGCCTCCCTGAATATACGGTCACCCAGGAATCGGGACCAGCCCACCGCAAGGAGTTTACCATGACCTGCCGCGTCGAGCGGTTCATTGAAATAG GCAGCGGCACTTCCAAAAAACTGGCCAAGCGCAATGCCGCAGCGAAGATGCTGGTGCGGATTCATAACGTGCCCTTGGACCCCCGAGAAGGCGGCGAGGCTGAAGTGGAAGAGGACCAGTTCTCCATC ACCACAGGAAACAAGCTGGATGGGGTGAAGGGTCGGGGCTCTGGCTGCACCTGGGACTCTCTGCGCAACTCAGCCGGGGAGAAGATCCTGCACCTGAAAAGCCACCCACTGGGGGTGCTGAATGCTGGATTCTGCAGCCTCTTGCAAGAGCTTTCTGAAGAGCAGAGCTTTGATATCTGCTACCTCGATATTG ACGAGAGGAGCTTGAGCGGTTTGTACCAGTGCCTGGTGGAGCTCTCCACACAGCCAACCACAGTGTGCCACGGCTCAGCTACCTCCCGCCATGCCGCCCAGGCCGACGCCGCCCGCAACGCTCTGCAGTACCTCAAGATCATGGCGGGGGGGAAGTGA